In the Salvia splendens isolate huo1 chromosome 16, SspV2, whole genome shotgun sequence genome, ATATAATTTTTTAGATCGTAGTCTATATTGGCATTTATTCCTCTAAAACAAATGACTACTAATATTTAATAGTAAGTGAGTAAGTAATTCATCAATATCTTTATAGAGACTATAATACAAGAATCGATAACTAGGCTAAGGTACAACAATTTTAGTATGGTTTGAATTTTGTTTGCAAACTGTAAATTGATCTGTTTAAAACTGTGGATGGTAGTTCTGATTTGAAAACGAAACCTTAACCAACATATTAATAGTTCAAGTGATTCGATTTTAGttcaaaatttgtaaaattgtAACCAAGACTTGTacggcgcaagcaatcgatAACATGTGTAGTTTTACTAAATTGTAACCAAGACTTTATAGGGTGGAAAACTTTATTATAGGATAAGCATATGTAGAGAATGGTGTCTATTATTAACCGTTGGCAAAATGTCTACTCAATttctatataaatattaataatcataTACTCTATCAATCAAATTATAGGCCTTCTTGAAAAATCTATGGTATATGGCCCTATTTTTCCCCTTTTTCtgcaatttaattatttgtgggCCCCGTACGGATTGGCCCATCGATAAGATAAGGCCCACGGCCCACATCTCACTATAGAAAATGGTCGGGTTACTGGGCCATGATTATTTTCGgctatttattatattaatttgccTCCAATAAAATAACAACAAAATCCACAAAAACCGGAGATTTGCATGTGGTTTAATTATATTTGtcgtttttaaaaaatatatatatttaaaactCGTGTACATTCATCCCCTctgttattattatttattattattattattattattattattattattattattattattattattaaactcGTGTAAATTCATTCCCTCAGTAGATTAAGATACAAAATTCTATCCATTTTCAGGGATAAAATCCAATACCAATCAAATAGCTTATATTTTCTTAATTCTCCAATTAAATTTGGATTCCATAGATTTATATAGTCGAAACTAGTGCAATATATATGTACTATAGATCGAAGATGGAAAGTATTAATTTCAGGCTACAAAGTTCATATGGTTCGatctttctaattttggaataaATAATCTTATGATTGCAATTAatatgtaatgttgttttaaacataaaaaataggagTTTCAATACTTCTGCTCCCAAATAGACATGCTATAAATTTATATACATTGGTGACAAATAATTCATTTTTGGAACCCTACTCTCTTccaaatttttgttttttagtgTCGattgtgaaattttaaataaaagatttaatccGATAAGATAATATTCAATTGATTCGATTATATTCCCACACCATTTCCCCTCTATGATTATTATGGGCCGTCCAGAATCAATGTGGAGTCCTATACAACGATTGGGCCGACAAATTATTACAGTATTATTTTTCATCAAAAAATTGGGCCCACAAAATGTCTATTACCGGgcaatttattaaataatcGTATTTTTCAACAAGTTAATTATCTAACAGATATcgacaaattaaaatattactcaCAGTATTAATTTAAGAGCCATATACATGTTAAGCTAAATGTAGATTATGATTGTAAACTTCTAATCCAATAAATTTTCAACATGATTAACTTACAATCCGATGAAAATTTATCCAAAATCCGATAAAATTGAttcgattgacatccctatacTCTGATCATTATTCGTAAAATTAACATGTCACGTGTGTATTAGCGAACGAAACTCACCCCCATTGACTACTGCCTTTTATAGCAGCTACCGGATCTACTGCACACTCGAGTGCCACCACCGGACTGAAGCGGGATCGAAGCGTGAGGCAGCCCGGGCTCAATCTCTCCAATTATTAGAATATGAATAAATGGACAAGCAAATGAATGAATCCAGCAAAAAATAACTGAAAAATCAATGCTTTTATTACAATAAGTTTagcaacaataaaaaaaaaatcaaaccttTTCAACTAATTTCACCAGAAATGAACAAGGAAATAACATTCATTACACATGaactcaaacaaaacaaacttgcACTGATAAATTACAAGCTGATAAAACGCCTCACAGAAACAACCCTACTTAGAGAACCTGTCTCTGTCGTGTGGAGCCGAGTAATCGATGTTTGGACCTTGTGGAATGATCCCAAACGGATTGATGCCCAGGTGGCTTCCGTAGTAATGCCTCTTGATGTGCTCCATGTTCACCGTGCTGCTAACTCCCGGGATCTGGAAAATGTCCTTTGTGTAGTTGAAGATGTTTGGATACTCGCGTAGTAATTTCTTGTTACATTTGAAGTGAACCGCGTAAACCTGCAATAGAAATCCGAACCTGGATGATCAGATTCAACACATTTGGAATCTTATGAGTACTAGATAATAAATACGAAGGTCAGAGTTGTGATGTatcatactacctccgtcctttaaaaataacaactatttctaCTTTGGCCTGTCCCTTAAAATtatgcactttctattttagaaaactttttttctctctaatgaggtgggaccgtGTGACTCATTTTCTACTAAAAATACTTCAGTCACTTATTCTTTCTATCCCTCTCACACTTCaataattgtgtattaaaacgcATGCCgtttcaaaaatttctatttttaaaggacgGGGGTAGTATGTTTTACGCGTAAAATTACCTCGTCAAATCTTATGAGGGTGACGAACAAGCGTACATCTGCTTCAGTCAGTGCATCGCCACACATGTACCGTTGCTGGCTGAGAGACTCTTCACATTTGTCTAGAGCTTCGTATAATTTCGTTACAGCCTGCAGAGGAAATTTCGTAAAGGAAAATTTGTTTTAAACAGACCATGAAATCGAACTAACTAGTATTCGGATCCTCAAGTGGTGTACCTCGTCGTAGGGTTCTTGTTTCTTTGCAAATCCACATCTATAGACGCCGTTGTTGATCCCATCATACACCCAATCGTTTACTTCGTTGATCTTGTTTTGCAAGTGAGGAGGGTAGAGGTCCACGGCTGCATTCTCAGCAATGTCGTTGAATTCTGTGTTGAACATGCGGATGATATCAGCGCTTTCGTTGTTCACAATTGTTTTGAACTTCTTATCCCAAAGAACCTACCAAAATGCACAAACCTATCAAGCCATCCAGATAGTGCGATACTTGGAAATGTAATCTTTACTATCCGAAGCAAAACATACCGGAACTGTAAACTTGCCCGAGTAAGTTGAACTTGCAAACTCGTACAATTCTCTTATGCTCTTCGCTCCATTTAGAGTGTCCGGCTCTGCACCCGGCTCCTCATCGTTGGAGATGGGAAAGATCCATCCCATGTGCTCATCGGTGTCCTTCGTTCTCCCCCATATTGGCTTGCATGACTGATAGATCaaagaaaaatagtaaaaaCAAAGATCAAAGATTCTTTCACGAGACTTCGCCTCAGACATTAGCCACACGCCCACAAGATCGAATATTGAGTTACTAGTTTATGTTAACAGGCTTACGCTAAAACTTATTGCTTTGTCGAGCCCTTTGATCTTGAGGTACGTGATGCACCTCGAAGCCCAGGGACAAGCGTAAGACACATACAAATGATACCTCCCGGCTTCAGTGGGGAACTGGGAGTAGGGGTCCCTTGAAATGAAGCTACGAAAAGTTGAAGGAGTACGAACGAAAGCACCAGTTGCTGACATCTCATCCAGAGCCGAATGCGCCATTTTCAGAGATGTGCTGAATCTGCATTAAAGCTCAAACTTTAGCAGTTCTTCTATCTTCTTAAAGCCCCACATATTTTAAGACGAGAAACTCCCTAATCCCGGTTTGCAATAAAATCCTTCATCTATGTAGCTCTATGAATAATTGTACAAAAACATAATCAAGAAACTACCACCAAGTACATGTAGATTTGCACCGGAAGCCATTAAATTCTAAACAAGTTTATGCATCAAGATCAGTTTTTTATGCAGTAACTACATCATAGCAAAGATGATTTATTAGCAAACACACATCTTCAACAAAACTCGAATATTAGCATCTTCCTTTAACCCCACAATTTTCTAGACGAGAAACTCATAAGTGCTACCTATGTATGCACAATCCCGGTtcgaaataaaatactactccatatctATGTACAGAGCTGTATCAAGAAGATTCAATGAAACTAATACCAAGTAACAAACATATTCAAGAAATTAACACCAAGTATTGATTCAAAGATTTCATCTTGTTAAAGGAACTACTAATAGATTCAAGAAACCAATACCAAAGTATACATTCATTAGCaccaaaaaaatattgaattctAAATTTGTTTATGCATCAACATCCATTATTTATGCAATAATACACCATCATCTACAAAGTTGAACTTTGTTAGCAAATCAATAAAACACTATCAATAGattcaaaactcaaatattagCATTTCTTTTCATATTTCTGAAAAAAGACACCAATTCCTAACTATGGATGAACTCTCTAATCTCTTTTCACAGAAGACCCACATTTATGTAGCTAGGTAAAGTTCAATTGAAAAAGGTATCATCTTTTCAAATGAATGAACAGAATCAATCAACACAAGTACATCAAATTCTTAACTAGTTTATGCCTCAAGATCAGTTTTTTATGTAATTCAGTAATTAATAACTACCACTTTTATTACAAAGTTGACTTCATTTGCAATTCAGAAAACATCATCAGTTCTTTCTTATGCTTTACTCTTCTCTTTCAGACATCCTAGGATAAATTCTTACAAACAGTGTAACAGAAAAGCATTAAACTTTGCAAAAGAGCACAAATATAGTTAAGATCGTCATGAAGAAATTCAGCAGTCACCAAATATCAAGTCAAACACTTCTAGA is a window encoding:
- the LOC121772527 gene encoding glutathionyl-hydroquinone reductase YqjG-like, which encodes MIVLKPIRILRPQLYLKNYLIQLESRNLQTNSLRIFNSSLSRFSTSLKMAHSALDEMSATGAFVRTPSTFRSFISRDPYSQFPTEAGRYHLYVSYACPWASRCITYLKIKGLDKAISFSSCKPIWGRTKDTDEHMGWIFPISNDEEPGAEPDTLNGAKSIRELYEFASSTYSGKFTVPVLWDKKFKTIVNNESADIIRMFNTEFNDIAENAAVDLYPPHLQNKINEVNDWVYDGINNGVYRCGFAKKQEPYDEAVTKLYEALDKCEESLSQQRYMCGDALTEADVRLFVTLIRFDEVYAVHFKCNKKLLREYPNIFNYTKDIFQIPGVSSTVNMEHIKRHYYGSHLGINPFGIIPQGPNIDYSAPHDRDRFSK